In Paraburkholderia phenazinium, the following are encoded in one genomic region:
- a CDS encoding glycosyltransferase family 4 protein → MRIAQIAPLHEAVPPKLYGGTERVVSYLTEALVEQGHDVTLFASGDSQTSAKLEAFWPQALRLDPTIRDVMAPHMLLLEEVRRRADEFDVLHFHIDYYPFSLFARQPVPFLTTLHGRLDLPELQPIFNTFSDVPVVSISDNQRMPLQQANWLSTVYHGLPENLLKPIPNVKPGYLAFLGRISPEKRLDTAIRIAEQAGMKIKVAAKLDKADRAYYEEVIKPLMSLPHVEYIGEISEAEKTEFLGNAHALLFPIDWPEPFGLVMIEAMACGTPVIAFKRGSVPEVIENGVSGFVVEDEISAVAAVKRLNTLPRETVRKAFESRFSSKVMAQNYVASYEELLRQKRRTVLREVNAS, encoded by the coding sequence ATGCGAATCGCACAAATCGCTCCGTTGCACGAGGCGGTTCCTCCCAAGCTGTATGGCGGAACGGAACGGGTAGTGTCCTACCTGACCGAGGCACTGGTCGAACAGGGACACGATGTGACGCTCTTCGCGAGCGGCGATTCGCAGACCTCGGCGAAACTCGAAGCATTCTGGCCGCAGGCGCTGCGCCTCGACCCGACCATCCGCGACGTGATGGCCCCGCACATGCTGCTGCTGGAAGAAGTGCGCCGTCGCGCCGATGAATTCGATGTGCTGCATTTCCACATCGACTACTACCCGTTCTCGCTGTTCGCGCGCCAGCCGGTGCCGTTTCTGACCACGCTGCACGGCCGTCTCGACCTGCCCGAACTGCAACCGATCTTCAACACGTTCAGCGACGTGCCCGTGGTGTCCATTTCGGACAATCAACGCATGCCGCTGCAGCAGGCTAACTGGCTGTCGACCGTGTATCACGGCCTGCCGGAAAACCTGCTCAAGCCGATCCCCAACGTCAAGCCGGGCTATCTCGCGTTCCTCGGCCGTATTTCTCCGGAAAAGCGTCTCGACACGGCTATCCGCATCGCCGAGCAGGCCGGCATGAAGATCAAGGTTGCCGCCAAGCTCGACAAGGCTGACCGCGCGTACTACGAAGAAGTCATCAAGCCGCTGATGTCGCTGCCGCACGTCGAATACATCGGCGAAATCAGCGAAGCAGAGAAGACCGAATTCCTCGGCAACGCCCACGCGCTGCTGTTCCCGATCGACTGGCCGGAGCCCTTCGGTCTGGTGATGATCGAAGCCATGGCGTGCGGCACGCCGGTGATCGCGTTCAAGCGCGGTTCGGTGCCGGAAGTGATCGAGAACGGCGTGTCGGGCTTCGTCGTCGAAGACGAAATCAGCGCGGTCGCTGCCGTCAAGCGTCTCAATACGCTGCCGCGCGAAACCGTGCGCAAAGCGTTTGAATCGCGTTTCTCGTCGAAGGTCATGGCCCAGAACTACGTCGCGTCGTACGAAGAGCTGCTGCGCCAGAAGCGCCGCACGGTCCTGCGCGAAGTCAACGCAAGCTAA